One Schistocerca cancellata isolate TAMUIC-IGC-003103 chromosome 1, iqSchCanc2.1, whole genome shotgun sequence genomic region harbors:
- the LOC126176975 gene encoding uncharacterized protein LOC126176975, with product MVGSLAALLLLAAFSRPAIAYPEPHLHLLFGGDAYEQPSVRPARGLLGGIINAATGGILKPFVAPLGGSGSSASSNSYSTGVTLPFGISAGFSGSASNADSGAGFPFGGGGGGSSAASASSSASSGSGGGGYGGASSGAASDAQANSYGNGYGVPVPNYGGSSSGASSNAQSSAGSGGGGASSGASSNAQSSANSYGSGYAAPPPNAGGASSGASSNAQSSANSYGNHGLRRSPYIASVGEFQGPPLPPPGPRGPPPPPPFAGPPGPPLFEGPPPFEGPPPRPHGPPYGHAHGFHKKHEGGFYRPEANFIEGGVYGGGGGRREGTGGGTTHIVLVPVEVTDGGGSAFGGGGSSSNSQSQANAAGGYSQGGGGGGGGGCQRGCGGPVGVQGGVPAYSQGNYGVGGYGGSGGSSTSQSQSSAQAASGSTGQSGTVGGYAPSGGLGLSSQGVSQGGSGSYGQGAQYGGGYGQGGAGGNYNSGAGYVGSGGGGGGGSGGGGIGGGLSSVGSGATSGSQSSSQAGSSSVGTQLGGGFNSGGSLSGGGYGGSAGHGGSGSSGGGYGVQGGGLNYGGGYGGPGGGVSGSSSGSKASSNAGSQAGTGGFSSGGEFGGGGLGTAGSGGLVGGGGGYNGYNQGGGYGAVGGGSSSGSKASSNAASQSGSGGFSGGGGLSSGGGGYGGVGSTSGGGAGGGGALMPLDLAVQEVFGGGGGGGGSSSGSHSQSSSSSTSGSDGFGGSGSSSQSQSSSGSSSLGGGHGGSRSSSKSSSSSSAGGGPGGSYSSSKSEASSSAGSDSFVFAK from the coding sequence TTCGGCCAGCGCGAGGCCTGCTGGGTGGCATCATCAACGCTGCCACTGGCGGCATCCTCAAACCATTCGTCGCGCCGCTCGGTGGCAGTGGCTCCAGTGCCTCGAGCAACAGCTACAGCACCGGCGTCACTCTACCCTTCGGAATATCAGCGGGATTCTCCGGATCGGCATCTAATGCCGACTCTGGTGCTGGCTTCCCATtcggcggtggtggcggcggcagcTCCGCCGCTTCAGCAAGCTCCAGTGCTTCCTCAGGAAGTGGTGGCGGCGGGTATGGAGGCGCTTCTTCCGGAGCAGCAAGTGATGCGCAGGCAAACTCTTACGGGAACGGCTACGGTGTACCCGTTCCCAACTACGGAGGTTCATCGTCAGGTGCCTCGAGCAACGCCCAGAGCTCAGCTGGCAGTGGTGGTGGAGGCGCGTCTTCTGGTGCATCGAGCAATGCTCAGAGCTCTGCTAACTCATATGGTAGTGGATACGCCGCCCCTCCTCCAAATGCTGGCGGGGCGTCTTCTGGAGCGTCGAGTAATGCACAGAGCTCTGCTAATTCATACGGTAATCATGGCTTGCGCAGATCTCCTTATATTGCATCAGTAGGGGAATTTCAAGGGCCTCCTCTACCACCTCCAGGACCCAGAGGacctccaccacccccaccatttgCGGGCCCTCCAGGACCTCCACTTTTTGAAGGCCCTCCACCATTTGAAGGTCCTCCACCTAGACCGCATGGGCCACCATATGGACACGCTCATGGTTTCCACAAGAAGCATGAAGGAGGGTTCTATAGACCTGAAGCAAATTTCATTGAAGGTGGCGTGTATGGTGGTGGAGGTGGCCGAAGAGAGGGTACAGGTGGAGGTACCACTCATATAGTGCTTGTGCCTGTGGAAGTCACTGACGGAGGTGGTAGTGCATTTGGAGGCGGTGGATCATCCAGCAATTCTCAATCACAAGCAAATGCTGCTGGTGGATACAGccaaggaggaggtggaggtggtggtggtggatgtcAAAGGGGATGTGGAGGCCCCGTAGGGGTACAAGGAGGTGTCCCAGCATACTCTCAAGGTAACTATGGCGTTGGTGGATATGGTGGAAGTGGAGGCAGTTCTACAAGTCAGAGCCAGAGTTCAGCCCAAGCTGCTAGTGGTTCAACAGGGCAAAGTGGAACTGTGGGTGGCTATGCACCAAGTGGTGGACTAGGACTGAGTAGCCAAGGTGTTTCTCAAGGTGGAAGTGGATCCTATGGGCAGGGAGCACAGtatggaggaggatatggacaaggTGGAGCAGGAGGAAATTACAACAGTGGTGCAGGATAtgttggtagtggtggtggtggtggtggtggtagtggtggtggtggtattggtGGAGGTCTCAGTTCTGTTGGCAGTGGGGCAACATCAGGTAGCCAGAGCTCATCCCAAGCTGGAAGCAGTTCTGTTGGTACTCAGTTAGGTGGTGGATTTAACAGTGGAGGAAGCCTCAGTGGTGGCGGATATGGTGGAAGTGCTGGACATGGAGGCAGTGGTTCAAGTGGTGGAGGGTATGGAGTCCAAGGAGGCGGTTTGAATTATGGTGGAGGGTATGGAGGGCCTGGTGGTGGTGTCAGCGGTTCTTCCTCTGGAAGCAAAGCATCAAGCAATGCTGGTAGTCAAGCTGGCACTGGTGGCTTCAGCAGTGGAGGCGAGTTTGGAGGTGGAGGCCTAGGCACTGCTGGATCTGGTGGACTAGTCGGAGGTGGAGGAGGCTATAATGGTTACAACCAAGGTGGAGGCTACGGAGCTGTTGGAGGTGGCTCTTCCTCTGGTAGTAAGGCATCGAGTAACGCTGCCAGCCAGAGTGGCAGCGGTGGTTTCAGCGGTGGAGGTGGTCTCTCATCAGGTGGAGGAGGATATGGTGGTGTTGGATCAACTTCTggaggtggtgctggtggtggaggCGCACTTATGCCCCTCGATCTAGCTGTGCAGGAAGTctttggaggtggaggtggaggtggaggttcaTCCAGTGGGTCCCACAGTCAGTCGTCGTCTAGTTCCACGTCAGGAAGTGACGGTTTTGGAGGCAGCGGCTCTTCTAGTCAGAGCCAGTCGTCGTCTGGATCCAGTTCCCTTGGTGGGGGCCACGGAGGTAGCAGAAGCTCCAGCAAGTCGTCATCGTCTAGTTCAGCTGGAGGCGGTCCTGGAGGCTCCTATTCCAGCTCTAAGAGCGAAGCCAGCTCTTCGGCTGGTAGCGACTCTTTCGTTTTTGCCAAGTGA